The DNA sequence GACGCCGTCGCGGCCGTTGGCCCAGCCTTCCGGCAGGCGGCTGCCGGTGACCACGCCGGCGATCATCGGTTGCTGCTGCAGGTCGCCGAGCTGGCCGACGAAGCGCAGGCCGCTTTCGAACAGGCGCACGCGGTCTTGCTGGCGGTTCAGGTTGTGCTGCAGTGCCTTGACCAGGCCCGGCCACAGCGAGGCGCGCATGGCGGCCATGTCGCTGGAGATCGGGTTGGCCAGCAGCAGCGGCTCTACGCCCGGGCTGAACAGTTCGAACAGTTTCGGGTCGATGAAGCTGTAGGTGATGGCTTCCTGGTAGCCGCGGGCAACCAGCAGGCGGCGCAGGGTCGGCAGGTCACCGCGGGTTTCCGGCTTGCCTTGCGGCGCCAGGCGGGCTTGCGGGTAGCGCACCGGCAGGTTGTTGTAGCCGTACAGGCGGGCCAGCTCTTCGATCAGGTCCACTTCCAGGCTGATGTCGAAGCGGTGGCTCGGCACGTTGACGGTCCACTGCCCTTCCCCGTTACGAGTCGTGGTCAGTTCCAGGGCGTTGAGCAGTTGCTCGACCTGGGCTGGGTCCATTTCCATGCCGAGCATCTGGGTGATGCGTTCGGCGCGCAGGGTCACCGGGGCGACTTGCGGCAGGTGCTGTTCGCTGACGGCTTCGACCACCGGGCCGGCTTCGCCGCCGACGATGTCGAGCAGCAGCTGGGTAGCGCGCTCCATGGCTTCGCGGGCCAGCTGCGAGTCGACGCCGCGCTCGTAGCGGTGCGAGGCATCGGTGTGCAGGCCGTAGGAACGGGCTTTGCCGGCGACGGAAATCGGCTCGAAGAAGGCGCTTTCCAGGAACAGGTCGCGGGTTTTTTCGGTGTTCACACCGCTGTGCTCGCCACCCATGACGCCGGCGATGGCCAAGGCGCGGGTGTGGTCGGCGATGACCAGGGTGTCGGCGCGCAGGGCCACTTCCTGGCCGTCGAGCAGGACCAGCTTCTCGCCTTCTTCGGCCATGCGTACGCGGATGCCGCCGTTGATTTCTGCCAGGTCGAAGGCGTGCATCGGCTGGCCGAGTTCGAGCATCACGTAGTTGGTGATGTCGACGGCAGCGTCGATGCTGCGCACGTCGCTGCGGCGCAGGCGCTCGACCATCCACAGCGGGGTCGGCTTGCTCAGGTCGACGTTGCGGATGACGCGGCCCAGGTAGCGTGGGCAGGCAGCCGGGGCACTGACTTCGACCGGGCGCACTTCGTCGTGGGCAGCCGCTACGGCTGGCACCACCGGGCGGGTGACCGGGGTGTCGTACAGGGCGCTGACGTCGCGGGCCAGGCCGGCGATGGACAGGCAGTCGCCGCGGTTCGGGGTCAGGCCGATCTCGATGCTGGCGTCGTCCAGGCTCAGGTACTGGCGAATGTCTTCACCCACCGGGGCGTCGGCGGCCAGTTCCAGCAGGCCGTCGTTCTCTTCGCTGATCTGCAGCTCGGCAGCCGAGCACAGCATGCCGAAGGACTCGACGCCGCGCAGCTTGGCCTTCTTGATCTTGAAGTCGCCGGGCAGTTCGGCGCCGATCATGGCAAACGGGATCTTGATACCTGGGCGGGCGTTAGGGGCGCCGCACACCACCTGGAAGGTTTCCTGGCCGTTGCTGACCTGGCACACGCGCAGCTTGTCGGCGTCCGGGTGTTGTTCGGTGGCGAGAATCTCGCCCACGACGATGCCGCTGAACTGGCCGGCAGCGGGGGTGACGCTGTCGACTTCGAGGCCGGCCATGGACAGGCGGGCGACCAGTTCGTCACGGGAGACTTGCGGGTTTACCCAACCGCGCAGCCACTGTTCACTGAATTTCATGCTGTTCTCCTGAAAGTTGCGTCGGGCATTGACCTAGCGGAATTGCGCGAGGAAGCGCAGGTCGTTGTCGAAGAACAGACGCAAATCGTTGACGCCATAGCGCAGCATGGCCAGGCGCTCGGCGCCCATGCCGAAGGCAAAGCCCTGGAATTCTTCCGGGTCGATGCCGGACATGCGCAGCACGTTCGGGTGCACCATGCCGCAACCCATCACTTCCAGCCAGCCGGTCTGCTTGCACACGCGGCAGCCTTTGCCGGAACACATCACGCACTGGATGTCGACTTCGGCGGACGGCTCGGTGAAGGGGAAGAACGATGGACGGAAACGCACCGCCAGTTCTTTCTCGAAGAACACCCGCAGGAACTCTTCGATGGTGCCCTTGAGGTCGGCGAAGTTGATGTCGCGATCGATCAGCAGGCCTTCGACCTGGTGGAACATCGGCGAGTGGGTGATATCCGAGTCGCAACGGTATACGCGGCCCGGGCAGACAATGCGGATCGGCGGCTGGCTGGACTCCATGGTCCGCACCTGCACCGGCGAGGTGTGGGTGCGCAGCAGCATGTTGGCATTGAAGTAGAAGGTGTCGTGCATCGCCCGCGCCGGGTGGTGGCCGGGGATGTTGAGCGCTTCGAAGTTGTGGTAGTCGTCTTCCACCTCGGGGCCTTCGGCGATGCCGTAGCCGATGTGGGTGAAGAACTGCTCGATGCGCTCGAGTGTACGGGTGATCGGGTGCAGGCCACCGGTGGCCTGACCGCGGCCTGGCAGGGTGACGTCAATGCATTCGGCCGCCAGGCGAGCGCTGAGCTCGGCTTCTTCGAAGGCCGCCTTGCGGGCGTTGAGCACCACGGTAACGCGCTCTTTGGCGTCGTTGATCAGCGCGCCGACTTTCGGCCGCTCTTCGGCTGGCAGGTTGCCCAGGGTCTTCATCACCTGGGTCAGTTCGCCCTTCTTGCCGAGATAATTAACCCGGATCTGTTCCAGGGCATTGATGTCTTCAGCGCGCTCCACAGCTTCCAGGGCTTGGGAGACCAGCGCATCCAGGTTTTCCATGTACAGACTCCAGATACGAAAATAGGGGAAGAGCTTTGAAGGCTCTTCCCCTATCGATGACGTTCAATGCCCGACGGCGCTGGCGCCGCCGGGTGATTGTCGCGGGTACTTAAGCCAGAACGGCTTTAGCTTTCTCGACAATCGCAGCAAACGCCGCTTTTTCGTTCACTGCCAGATCGGCCAGAACCTTACGGTCGATTTCGATCGAAGCCTTTTTCAGGCCAGCAATCAGACGGCTGTAGGACAGACCGTTGGTGCGGGCACCGGCGTTGATACGAGCGATCCACAGTGCGCGGAACTGACGCTTCTTCTGACGACGGTCACGGTAGGCATATTGACCAGCCTTGATGACCGCCTGCTTGGCAACGCGGAATACGCGCGAGCGTGCACCGTAGTAGCCTTTAGCCAGTTTCAGAATTTTCTTGTGACGCTTACGAGCGATGACGCCACGCTTAACACGAGCCATGAGTAACTTCCTCTATCTAAACCAGAATTAACGTACGCGCAGCATGCGCTCGACTTTTGCCACGTCAGACGGGTGCAGCAGGCTGGCACCGCGCAGTTGACGTTTACGCTTGGTCGACATTTTGGTCAGGATGTGGCTCTTGAAAGCGTGCTTGTGCTTGAAGCCGGAAGCGGTCTTCAGGAAGCGCTTCGCAGCACCGCTCTTGGTTTTCATTTTTGGCATGTTGGAACTCCGCATTCGATAAAATTACACAATAATCATCAGGCCTGCCGTGCCCGGGAGATTACTTCTTCTTTTTGGGGGCGATGACCATCATAAGCTGGCGTCCTTCCATCTTAGGATGCTGCTCAACGGAGCCGTATTCGGCGAGGTCGGCTTCGACCCGCTTCAACAGTTCCATGCCCAGCTCCTGGTGGGCCATCTCACGGCCGCGGAATCTCAGAGAGATCTTGGCCTTGTCCCCATCGGTAAGGAAACGTACCAGGTTGCGTAGTTTTACCTGGTAATCCCCTTCTTCCGTCCCTGGACGAAACTTGATTTCTTTAATCTGGATCTGCTTCTGGTTTTTCTTGGCTTCGTTGGCCTGCTTCTTCTTCTCGAAGAGGTGCTTGCCGTAGTCCATCACCTTGCAGACGGGCGGCTGCGCGTCGGCAGAAATTTCCACCAGATCCAGCTTCGCTTCATCAGCGATACGAAGCGCTTCATCAATCGAGACGATGCCAATCTGCTCGCCGTCAGCGCCAATTAACCGAACCTCGCGTGCCGAGATATTCTCGTTGATCGGGGCTTTCGGTGCAGTTCGTTTATCGTTTCTCATTTCACGCTTAATAGTCATTACTCCGATTCTAGGCGACCGCGCTGGGCAACAGCGCTGTTGAGCAGCTGCGTGAATTCAGCCACCGGCATGGAGCCGAGGTCTTTGCCTTCACGGGTGCGTACGGCGACGGTCTGCGTTTCGACTTCGCGATCCCCTATAACCAAAAGGTACGGGACCTTGAGCAAAGTATGCTCGCGGATTTTAAAGCCGATCTTCTCATTTCTCAAGTCCGACTTGGCACGGAAACCGCTACCGTTCAGGGTATTTTCCACCTCGAGGGCGAAATCGGCCTGTTTGTCGGTGATGTTCATGATCACCGCCTGGGTTGGCGCCAGCCAGGCCGGGAACACACCGGCGTAGTGCTCGATCAGCATGCCGATGAAGCGCTCGAACGAACCGAGGATGGCGCGGTGCAGCATGACCGGGCGCACCCGGCTGTTGTCTTCGGCGATGTAGCTGGCATCCAGGCGCTCGGGCAGGTTCGGGTCGTACTGCAGGGTACCGCACTGCCAGTTACGGCCGAGGCAGTCGCGCAGGGTGAACTCGATCTTCGGCCCGTAGAAGGCGCCCTCGCCCGGCTGGTATTCCCACTGCAGGCCCGATTCGTTCAGGGCGTCGGCCAGTGCACCTTCGGCACGGTCCCACAACTCTTCGGAACCGACGCGCTTGGCGGGGCGGGTCGACAGCTTCATGGCGATGTCGGTGAAGCCGAAGTCCTTGTACACGTCCAGGGTCAGCTTGATGAAGTCGGCGGCTTCCTTCTTTACCTGTTCTTCGGTGCAGAAGATGTGCGCGTCGTCCTGCACGAAGCCACGCACGCGCATGATGCCGTGCAGGGCGCCGGACGGCTCGTTACGGTGGCAGGCACCGAACTCGGCCAGGCGCAGCGGCAGGTCGCGGTAGCTCTTCAGGCCCTGGTTGAACACCTGCACGTGGCACGGGCAGTTCATCGGTTTTACCGCGTAGTCACGGCTTTCCGACGAAGTAGTGAACATGTTCTCGGCGTAGTTGGACCAGTGGCCGGAACGCTCCCAGAGAATGCGGTCGACCACCTGCGGGGTCTTGATTTCCTGGTAGCCGTTGGCGCGCTGCACCTGGCGCATGTACTGCTCGAGCACCTGGTACACGGTCCAGCCGTTGGCATGCCAGAACACCATGCCCGGGGCTTCTTCCTGCAGGTGGAACAGGTCGAGCTGCTTGCCGATCTTGCGGTGGTCGCGTTTTTCGGCTTCTTCGATGCGCTGGATGTACGCGGCCAGCTGCTTCTTGTCGGCCCAGGCGGTGCCATACACGCGTTGCAGCTGCTCGTTCTTGGCATCGCCGCGCCAGTAGGCGCCGGACAGCTTGGTCAGCTTGAACGCCTTGAGGAAGCGGGTGTTCGGCACGTGCGGGCCGCGGCACATGTCGACGTATTCTTCGTGGTAGTACAGGCCCATGGCCTGCTCGTCCGGCATGTCTTCGACCAGGCGCAGCTTGTAGTCTTCGCCACGGGCCTTGAACACGTCGATGACCTCGGCACGCGGGGTCATCTTCTTGACCACGTCGTAGTCCTTGTCGATCAGCTCCATCATGCGCTTTTCGATGGCGGCCATGTCTTCAGGGGTGAAGGGGCGCTCGTAGGCGATGTCGTAATAGAAGCCTTCGTCGATGACCGGGCCGATGACCATCCTGGCGGTCGGGTACAGCTGCTTCACCGCGTGGCCGACCAGGTGGGCGCACGAGTGGCGAATGATCTCCAGTCCCTCTTCATCTTTAGGGGTGATGATCTGCAGGGTGGCGTCGTTGTGGATCAGGTCGCAGGCATCGACCAGCTTGCCGTCGACCTTGCCGGCCACGGTGGCCTTGGCCAGGCCGGCGCCGATGGAAGCGGCGACTTCGGCTACGGATACGGCATGATCGAACGAACGTTGACTGCCATCGGGAAGAGTAATAACGGGCATGGCGCCTCCTCTCCTAGTGGTGACCCCTACCAAAGGTCACGTGGGTTGGGATGAGCCAGTACAAGATCCGACCTGCCTTCCTGCACAGGAAGCCTGCCTCACAGTGGCAGAAGCCTTTCGGCTTGCGGGGGACGAACCAGAGTGACTGGAAAGAAAAAAGATAGCTGCGGCGCGCAACGGCGCGACCACAAGCCGGGCATGCTAGCACGCGGGTTGGGCGCCACGCAGAAATATTTGGAAATTACGCCGCTTGGGTGAACTTACACGGAAAATTTCCTATCAGACCTTGGGAAGCAACCTACTCTTGATGAGACATTTACCCAAGGAGTAACTGGTTATGCGAGTTCCGTCTCTTCTGGCCCTGGCGGCCGCTGGCGCCCTGCTGCTGCCCGTGGCTGCAAACGCCGGCAACTTCCCAGCCGGGAAGGAGGCCGCCTACATGACCCAGTGCACCCAGGTGGCCAGCGGCCAGGGCGTTGACGCCGCAACCGCCAAAAAGCACTGCGATTGCGGTGCCCAAGCCATCAAAAAGAATTTCACCGACGCGGAAATCGCCGACCTGGACAGCAAGGATGGTGTTGATGCCAAGCTGATGCAGAAGGCGCAGACCGTGGTGAAACAAGCCTGCGCACCGAAGCGCTGAAACCTTACAGCCAGAGCAGGCCAGCCATTCTTTGCGCTGGATCAATATCCTGCGAAGGTAAAAGGCGCTAGATGTGCAGAATTAGACTATGATGTGTCCCGTGCTCCGTAGCCTCGGCCGCATTGCACCACTGAAAAAACTAAATGTTCTGGAGATTCACCCATGTCCAATCGCCAACAAGGCACCGTCAAATGGTTCAATGATGAGAAAGGCTACGGCTTCATCACCCCAGCAGGCGGCGGCGACGACCTGTTCGTTCACTTCAAGGCCATCGAATCCGACGGCTTCAAGAGCCTGAAAGAAGGCCAGACTGTTTCCTTCGTCGCCGAGCGCGGCCAGAAGGGCATGCAGGCTGCACAGGTTCGTCCGGAGTAATTCGGATAGCTGTAGAAAAACCCGCCCTTGTGGCGGGTTTTTTTATGGCCGCCTTTCTTTGTGGGAGCGGCCTTCAGGGCTGGGTCAACCGCAGTTGACCCGGGTCACCTTGCCCTGCTCGTCCACATTCAGGTTCAGGCGCTCGGAACGGTACTCCAGGGTGACCACATCGTGCGGCTTGAGAATGCGCGCCATCTGCGAGCCACTGGCCTTGCGCGCCTGCTCCAGCAGTTCGGCGCTGGCCACTTTGCCAATGGTGAAATCGGCGCCGCTGGCTTCGCAGCGGCCATCGTTGCCAGCCGGCGCGGCCGGCGTAGCGCCACCCTCGGCATTGCCACCAGTGCTGCAACCAGCCAGGACTACAGCCACCGCCAGGGTTGCCAGGTAAGCACGGGTACGGAACATGAAGCCTCCTAATTCGGTCCGGGAACTGCCTGATCCGACAGTTCCACTGTTCTTTTGTTGCAAAACCGGTCAAGTTTGCCTCAACCCAGCGGCACAGGCGAAAAAGCAATCGTGACTGGA is a window from the Pseudomonas anuradhapurensis genome containing:
- the pheT gene encoding phenylalanine--tRNA ligase subunit beta is translated as MKFSEQWLRGWVNPQVSRDELVARLSMAGLEVDSVTPAAGQFSGIVVGEILATEQHPDADKLRVCQVSNGQETFQVVCGAPNARPGIKIPFAMIGAELPGDFKIKKAKLRGVESFGMLCSAAELQISEENDGLLELAADAPVGEDIRQYLSLDDASIEIGLTPNRGDCLSIAGLARDVSALYDTPVTRPVVPAVAAAHDEVRPVEVSAPAACPRYLGRVIRNVDLSKPTPLWMVERLRRSDVRSIDAAVDITNYVMLELGQPMHAFDLAEINGGIRVRMAEEGEKLVLLDGQEVALRADTLVIADHTRALAIAGVMGGEHSGVNTEKTRDLFLESAFFEPISVAGKARSYGLHTDASHRYERGVDSQLAREAMERATQLLLDIVGGEAGPVVEAVSEQHLPQVAPVTLRAERITQMLGMEMDPAQVEQLLNALELTTTRNGEGQWTVNVPSHRFDISLEVDLIEELARLYGYNNLPVRYPQARLAPQGKPETRGDLPTLRRLLVARGYQEAITYSFIDPKLFELFSPGVEPLLLANPISSDMAAMRASLWPGLVKALQHNLNRQQDRVRLFESGLRFVGQLGDLQQQPMIAGVVTGSRLPEGWANGRDGVDFFDVKADVEALLGYSGALSDFTFSAGRHPALHPGQTAAIERDGKLVGYLGAIHPELAKALDLDRPVFLFELVLGDVVEGRLPKFSELSKFPETRRDLALIAGRDVASSAVLEVIRDNAGEWLTDLRLFDVYQGKGIDPDRKSLAVGLTWQHPSRTLNDDEVNAALQNILTSLEQRLNTTLRK
- the pheS gene encoding phenylalanine--tRNA ligase subunit alpha — encoded protein: MENLDALVSQALEAVERAEDINALEQIRVNYLGKKGELTQVMKTLGNLPAEERPKVGALINDAKERVTVVLNARKAAFEEAELSARLAAECIDVTLPGRGQATGGLHPITRTLERIEQFFTHIGYGIAEGPEVEDDYHNFEALNIPGHHPARAMHDTFYFNANMLLRTHTSPVQVRTMESSQPPIRIVCPGRVYRCDSDITHSPMFHQVEGLLIDRDINFADLKGTIEEFLRVFFEKELAVRFRPSFFPFTEPSAEVDIQCVMCSGKGCRVCKQTGWLEVMGCGMVHPNVLRMSGIDPEEFQGFAFGMGAERLAMLRYGVNDLRLFFDNDLRFLAQFR
- the rplT gene encoding 50S ribosomal protein L20, translated to MARVKRGVIARKRHKKILKLAKGYYGARSRVFRVAKQAVIKAGQYAYRDRRQKKRQFRALWIARINAGARTNGLSYSRLIAGLKKASIEIDRKVLADLAVNEKAAFAAIVEKAKAVLA
- the rpmI gene encoding 50S ribosomal protein L35; protein product: MPKMKTKSGAAKRFLKTASGFKHKHAFKSHILTKMSTKRKRQLRGASLLHPSDVAKVERMLRVR
- the infC gene encoding translation initiation factor IF-3, translated to MTIKREMRNDKRTAPKAPINENISAREVRLIGADGEQIGIVSIDEALRIADEAKLDLVEISADAQPPVCKVMDYGKHLFEKKKQANEAKKNQKQIQIKEIKFRPGTEEGDYQVKLRNLVRFLTDGDKAKISLRFRGREMAHQELGMELLKRVEADLAEYGSVEQHPKMEGRQLMMVIAPKKKK
- the thrS gene encoding threonine--tRNA ligase, with protein sequence MPVITLPDGSQRSFDHAVSVAEVAASIGAGLAKATVAGKVDGKLVDACDLIHNDATLQIITPKDEEGLEIIRHSCAHLVGHAVKQLYPTARMVIGPVIDEGFYYDIAYERPFTPEDMAAIEKRMMELIDKDYDVVKKMTPRAEVIDVFKARGEDYKLRLVEDMPDEQAMGLYYHEEYVDMCRGPHVPNTRFLKAFKLTKLSGAYWRGDAKNEQLQRVYGTAWADKKQLAAYIQRIEEAEKRDHRKIGKQLDLFHLQEEAPGMVFWHANGWTVYQVLEQYMRQVQRANGYQEIKTPQVVDRILWERSGHWSNYAENMFTTSSESRDYAVKPMNCPCHVQVFNQGLKSYRDLPLRLAEFGACHRNEPSGALHGIMRVRGFVQDDAHIFCTEEQVKKEAADFIKLTLDVYKDFGFTDIAMKLSTRPAKRVGSEELWDRAEGALADALNESGLQWEYQPGEGAFYGPKIEFTLRDCLGRNWQCGTLQYDPNLPERLDASYIAEDNSRVRPVMLHRAILGSFERFIGMLIEHYAGVFPAWLAPTQAVIMNITDKQADFALEVENTLNGSGFRAKSDLRNEKIGFKIREHTLLKVPYLLVIGDREVETQTVAVRTREGKDLGSMPVAEFTQLLNSAVAQRGRLESE
- a CDS encoding cold-shock protein; this encodes MSNRQQGTVKWFNDEKGYGFITPAGGGDDLFVHFKAIESDGFKSLKEGQTVSFVAERGQKGMQAAQVRPE
- a CDS encoding I78 family peptidase inhibitor → MFRTRAYLATLAVAVVLAGCSTGGNAEGGATPAAPAGNDGRCEASGADFTIGKVASAELLEQARKASGSQMARILKPHDVVTLEYRSERLNLNVDEQGKVTRVNCG